The following are encoded together in the Plasmodium knowlesi strain H genome assembly, chromosome: 8 genome:
- a CDS encoding 26S proteasome regulatory subunit RPN12, putative gives MSNELMQGVALYKELLCVYHNVKESELDMGSGDMETLFQIKEDLSQPINCDIHKCKEILRKLKLVLIHLPSLDPLVPIGKKNTNELLLARHILEKGVIISIMDRDIKSFSIYMAQLLLYYTDYQNFLPKSQRQNGIIGMYLLYLLSSNLIGDFHMTLEIISIEDQNDEYIKYVLELEQHIMDGYFYQVLTKKDDIPLHLYGLFIERLYNTIRYKLAECIFASSNCISSGYACELLKFVSEEDLYQFIGEYNETKTSQGECNLLWEVRDNKIYFNNQTVHVQDLPALEVLNNTIGYATELERIV, from the coding sequence ATGTCGAACGAATTGATGCAGGGCGTGGCGCTCTATAAAGAgcttttgtgtgtgtatcaCAACGTGAAGGAGAGTGAACTGGACATGGGAAGCGGAGACATGGAAACACTTTTCCAAATAAAGGAAGATCTAAGTCAACCGATAAATTGTGACATTCATAAGTGCAAGGAAATATTAAGAAAACTCAAGCTTGTGTTGATCCACCTACCCTCACTTGATCCTCTAGTACccatcggaaaaaaaaacacaaatgaATTACTTCTCGCAAGACACATTTTAGAAAAAGGAGTAATTATTTCTATTATGGACAGGGATATTAAatccttttccatttacaTGGCTCAGTTATTGTTATACTACACTGACTATCAGAACTTCCTTCCGAAAAGTCAAAggcaaaatggaataataGGTATGTATTTGCTCTATTTACTTTCCTCTAATTTAATAGGAGATTTTCACATGACATTAGAGATTATTTCTATAGAGGATCAGAATGATGAATACATAAAGTATGTCCTTGAACTTGAGCAACACATAATGGATGGCTACTTCTATCAAGTTCTTACGAAGAAGGATGACATACCTCTCCATTTATATGGTCTCTTCATTGAAAGGCTATATAATACCATTAGGTATAAGTTGGCTGAATGCATCTTCGCTTCATCCAACTGTATCTCGTCGGGGTATGCTTGTGAGTTGTTAAAGTTCGTAAGTGAAGAAGACCTGTACCAATTTATTGGAGAATATAATGAGACCAAGACAAGTCAGGGGGAATGCAACCTCTTGTGGGAAGTTCGGGACAACaagatatattttaataaccAGACTGTCCACGTGCAGGACCTTCCCGCTCTTGAAGTACTCAACAACACCATCGGCTACGCCACGGAGTTGGAGCGTATCGTGTAA
- a CDS encoding tetratricopeptide repeat protein, putative, which produces MGSLVEGGGAHYAMPRDEDIDEFLNKVNDVTEKVQDILSGKITVEEIQQEEKKLLLKEKIKQMREAEKKEEERRRYVMGTEGSGTKERNYKCFCTHCLVEFNYILTKCPRCSGGVITKEQRLLDLQEKVNQYKEKKKKRDARRAFWKKWKSGINQNKDSNEGKIIDKDVQNDSPHKIATTDYDKWNHYEPSSDTFDEDEKIPYVPKDNKDFKILEKKLQSDIDKKNHHRKIAHSIKLKGNDFFTKKKYIQALESYEEALQICKDYLEIYNNVALCYLKTYRYHKAIHSCNEIIKYYDVFKGDFHIKKDTLFKSHLRKGFAWYKLYNFEEALASFQSALEFCPGDVEASVYLQKCERMMRKGTQLGGAVSPKDSSPPGQVNNGNINHGNINHANVYNENVQNENVMSGNVEEDTMDLSHALNELAKMDLTKDGKIFLETLKGVKKSLKRSEEAKLAFYLNVYSIDYSRGGTCGGVATRKGRTTFLAFCADKLEEVLFCVKREQSVEISLQEKHQQLEGGNTLPKYTSLIAIALIDLITFILDEHHQFSDFCLSAVNPVITLYQLRRINKVKAVHLLNSIGRDTEGRKLLHERIIQQEDHALMGMFLSRIGYLIGKERSVYTREQNTRMMYLAECVVKMEHVRKYEVDLRGVIQKGEKTDWGNSTTRPPTEKSKTNKGSNTSEWLQKRAAKMYKHKLELANLFGIISHLTLKQDGRDVLEKEFMKDILNIIIYVNELFYSYQSLNCNCLSVLVNLVSSTKFRTIIMSASWPHMLHFVEKWLQGTPPGDDLLENVLSLIFNLTSTWKEQIRKGDGESFRHGEKTLIRESSLRRMISCMGSTNMRVAELCYLIVSRFYTYAYSGVVDIEGKSVGSPPGKEERVCPSYLFTSTPIGKTSNENRNVQLVDSLKRKIEKENDHLVHLDEFSFDSMKKSILSELESPRGGGLTSACIYLLCCLSKYTDFLFKLLHGEEVHLERLSNRLVSLFVEKKSKVQRDQSTSIMVKNIATFFTQMIKIIIVREDTDWESVFLVKSIERVIPHAVELVNNGIHNDATSKEISFFLSYCFVNAHFKSAVLASFHNDVGRICAVLRCGGG; this is translated from the coding sequence ATGGGGAGTTTGGTTGAGGGGGGGGGCGCGCACTACGCCATGCCAAGGGACGAAGACATCGACGAATTTCTCAACAAAGTGAACGATGTAACAGAGAAGGTGCAGGACATTTTGAGCGGGAAAATAACTGTGGAGGAAATACAacaagaggagaagaagctgctcctgaaggagaaaatcaaACAAATGAGAGAAgcggagaagaaggaagaggagcgCAGGAGGTACGTCATGGGCACAGAGGGTAGCGGAACGAAGGAAAGAAACTACAAGTGCTTCTGTACACATTGCTTGGTGGAGTTTAATTACATATTGACAAAGTGTCCTAGGTGCTCAGGGGGAGTTATAACGAAGGAACAAAGATTGCTTGACTTGCAGGAGAAGGTGAACCAgtacaaagaaaagaaaaaaaaaagagatgcCAGAAGGGCTTTCTGGAAGAAGTGGAAAAGTGGGATAAACCAAAATAAGGACTCAAACGAGGGGAAAATAATCGACAAGGATGTACAGAATGATTCGCCGCATAAAATAGCCACCACCGACTACGACAAGTGGAACCATTACGAACCCAGCTCGGACACTTTTGATGAAGATGAGAAAATCCCCTACGTCCCGAAGGACAACAAGGacttcaaaattttggagaaaaaattacaaagcGATATTGACAAGAAGAACCACCATAGGAAAATAGCTCATTCGATCAAGTTGAAAGGGAATGATTTCTttacgaaaaagaaatatatccAGGCCCTTGAATCTTATGAGGAAGCACTACAAATCTGCAAAGACTACCTAGAAATTTACAACAACGTGGCTTTATGCTACCTCAAAACCTACAGGTATCATAAAGCTATTCACAGTTGCAACGAAATCATTAAATACTACGATGTTTTTAAGGGAGATTTTCATATAAAGAAGGATACCTTATTTAAGAGTCATCTTAGGAAAGGATTTGCATGGTATAAGTTATATAACTTCGAGGAAGCCTTGGCTAGTTTTCAATCCGCTTTGGAGTTTTGTCCTGGGGATGTAGAGGCCTCTGTGTACctccaaaaatgtgaacGCATGATGAGGAAGGGGACTCAATTGGGGGGAGCTGTCTCTCCGAAGGATTCCTCCCCTCCAGGACAGGTGAACAATGGAAATATAAACCATGGAAATATAAACCATGCAAATGTGTACAATGAAAATGTACAGAATGAAAATGTAATGAGTGGAAATGTGGAGGAAGACACCATGGACCTATCCCACGCACTCAatgagctagccaaaatggatCTCACCAAAGACGGGAAAATCTTCTTGGAGACGCTCAAAGGAGTGAAGAAATCTCTTAAGAGAAGCGAAGAGGCCAAGTTGGCATTCTACTTAAATGTATATTCCATAGATTATAGTAGAGGAGGCACTTGTGGCGGGGTAGCTACccggaaaggaagaacaacctTCCTCGCATTCTGTGCAGATAAACTGGAAGAAGTGCTCTTCTGCGTGAAGAGAGAACAAAGCGTGGAAATCTCCCTCCAGGAAAAACACCAACAACTGGAAGGAGGCAACACACTTCCCAAATACACCTCCCTCATTGCCATCGCCCTCATCGACTTGATTACCTTCATCCTGGACGAACACCACCAGTTCTCAGACTTTTGCCTCAGTGCAGTAAATCCGGTCATCACCCTCTATCAGTTAAGGAGAATTAACAAGGTGAAAGCTGTACATCTATTGAATTCCATTGGAAGGGATACGGAAGGGAGGAAGTTGTTACATGAGCGCATCATACAACAGGAAGATCATGCCTTGATGGGAATGTTCCTCTCTCGAATTGGTTACCTCATCGGAAAGGAGAGAAGTGTCTATACGAGAGAGCAGAACACAAGGATGATGTATCTAGCAGAATGcgttgtaaaaatggaacacGTTCGAAAGTATGAAGTGGATCTTCGTGGGGTTAtccaaaagggggagaagacaGATTGGGGGAATTCCACCACTAGACCACCTACAGAGAAGAGTAAAACAAACAAAGGGAGTAATACATCGGAGTGGCTCCAAAAGAGAGCAGCCAAAATGTACAAACACAAGTTGGAATTAGCCAATCTGTTTGGAATCATTTCACATCTAACTCTGAAGCAAGACGGGAGAGATGTTCTAGAGAAAGAGTTCATGAAGGATATCCTTAACATAATAATTTACGTCAATGAGCTCTTTTACTCTTACCAAAGCCTGAACTGTAACTGCCTGTCGGTTCTGGTTAACCTGGTCAGTAGCACCAAATTTAGGACCATTATCATGAGTGCCAGTTGGCCGCACATGCTGCATTTTGTGGAGAAATGGCTTCAGGGCACGCCCCCCGGAGATGACCTCCTTGAAAATGTCTTGTCGCTCATTTTCAATTTAACCTCAACATGGAAGGAGCAAATTCGGAAAGGGGATGGAGAGTCTTTCCGCCATGGAGAGAAGACTCTAATTAGGGAAAGCAGTTTACGGCGAATGATCTCCTGCATGGGTTCAACCAACATGAGGGTAGCTGAGCTCTGCTACTTAATAGTTAGTCGTTTTTACACCTATGCTTACTCTGGCGTGGTGGACATAGAAGGGAAGTCGGTGGGTTCCCCCCctgggaaagaagaaagagtgTGTCCAAGTTATCTTTTTACATCTACCCCTATAGGGAAAACATCCAACGAGAATCGAAATGTCCAACTGGTAGATTCACTCAAACGAAAAATAGAGAAGGAGAATGACCATCTGGTCCACCTGGATGAATTCTCCTTCGACTCGATGAAGAAGTCTATCTTGTCTGAGTTGGAGTCGCCACGTGGAGGTGGCTTAACAAGTGCCTGCATCTACCTACTTTGTTGTTTATCCAAATACACAGATTTTTTGTTTAAGTTGCTGCATGGGGAGGAGGTCCACCTGGAGAGACTGAGCAACCGACTGGTCTCCCTCTTCGtagagaagaaaagtaaaGTTCAGCGGGACCAGTCCACATCTATCATGGTAAAGAACATCGCGACTTTCTTCAcacaaatgataaaaattatcatcGTGAGGGAGGACACCGATTGGGAAAGTGTCTTCCTAGTCAAGTCCATCGAGAGAGTCATTCCCCATGCAGTTGAGTTGGTGAATAACGGGATACACAACGATGCCACGAGCAAAGAAATCAGCTTCTTCCTCTCGTATTGCTTCGTCAACGCGCATTTTAAGTCGGCGGTGCTCGCTTCCTTCCACAACGATGTAGGGAGGATATGCGCGGTGCTTCGCTGTGGGGGTGGTTGA
- a CDS encoding E3 ubiquitin-protein ligase, putative, producing MNNNAERSESDEGVERNDVFLYRSEVGNEGESCNVLCLFLFFISLFFVMLMTTDNSTGPTGSAYEGGERSAIGADADGNFMPGEGGDRSTPDDLIDNALIQCLNFKGRYRVEDRGRIHGSDDSAASTASAMMKNDPRGGEFEAKLITLKLSLHNVTKSFLFLFFEPQDGSGGSSIRKDHNGHDQKDGRGAGMPNQPMKQPSKFQFLGMPGLNVNRENTYMFNGMGYNFLTLCQDEKNCICSYNVGIQQNVDMHESTSLREVEESYLYLMKKYLMDEAESFGTYLSARYRDQYERYLSGKVAGVVAEGESVGTDIHHDKVGTPPDIVDTPPDIVHTPPDKVGTPSDIVDTPHIVGNTPHYDGYISSDNCGLFVRLEGNDIDKKYAAAQVTAFSILYNIKSIIELGLFYVQIGRSSENMRSASKVSLLSICLNSFIDLFESLLLLYEVMLSRLLLVHFIFMVLLKFLLFTLMELRYILIIWRANHQQDLQEGWDQLQRKLGALYKFYYGSILLVIVAFYYIFPVCPYILLLPYMCWVPQIMLDIWKGQRNSINLKVVFALSLCRVFLPVYRFMYSQSIFQLDVFARAVDSSNSMFSILLIIILAVQLLFMSLQRLYGPRYLINIDLLPHVHNYYKSIDPNFETGIPECVICMYDIVLKDKKYCVTPCFHIFHDKCLQQWMDVKLECPTCRGALPNFP from the coding sequence ATGAACAACAACGCGGAGAGGAGCGAGTCGGACGAAGGGGTCGAGAGAAACgatgttttcctttacagAAGCGAAGTGGGAAATGAGGGAGAGTCATGCAATGTGTTGtgtctcttcctcttttttatttccctatTTTTTGTAATGCTCATGACAACTGATAATAGTACTGGCCCCACCGGCAGTGCCTACGAGGGAGGGGAACGCAGTGCCATTGGTGCCGACGCTGATGGCAATTTCATGCCGGGGGAAGGAGGAGACAGGTCCACGCCGGACGACCTTATCGACAATGCACTAATCCAGTGTCTTAATTTTAAGGGTCGATACCGGGTGGAGGACCGGGGGCGCATCCATGGGAGTGATGATAGCGCCGCCAGTACCGCTAGTGCCATGATGAAGAATGATCCGAGAGGGGGAGAATTCGAAGCCAAGCTGATTACGCTGAAACTGTCTCTCCACAACGTAACGAAGTCGTTTCTGTTTCTGTTCTTTGAGCCACAGGACGGGAGTGGAGGAAGTAGCATCCGCAAGGACCATAATGGACATGACCAGAAGGATGGTCGCGGTGCTGGGATGCCTAACCAACCCATGAAGCAACCTAGCAAGTTTCAGTTCCTCGGAATGCCCGGGCTTAACGTGAACCGGGAAAACACATACATGTTTAACGGTATGGGCTACAACTTTCTGACGCTTTGCCAGGACGAGAAAAATTGCATTTGTAGCTACAACGTAGGCATTCAACAGAACGTAGACATGCACGAATCCACATCTCTGCGGGAGGTAGAAGAATCATATCTGTACTTGATGAAAAAGTATCTTATGGACGAAGCGGAATCCTTTGGCACGTACCTTTCGGCCAGGTATCGCGATCAGTATGAACGCTATCTGAGTGGGAAAGTTGCAGGCGTGGTGGCGGAAGGGGAAAGTGTCGGTACGGACATTCATCACGATAAGGTTGGTACTCCTCCTGACATAGTGGACACTCCTCCTGACATAGTGCATACTCCTCCTGACAAGGTTGGTACTCCTTCTGACATAGTGGACACTCCTCATATTGTAGGAAACACCCCGCACTACGATGGATACATCTCCTCCGACAACTGTGGGCTATTCGTACGTCTGGAGGGAAACGACATAGACAAGAAGTACGCGGCGGCGCAGGTGACTGCCTTCTCCATCCTGTACAACATAAAATCCATTATTGAGTTAGGTTTGTTCTATGTACAGATAGGTCGAAGTAGCGAGAACATGCGAAGCGCAAGTAAAGTGTCCTTGTTATCTATATGTTTGAATTCATTTATCGATTTATTCGAGtctctccttcttctgtaCGAAGTGATGTTATCCCGATTATTACTGGTTCACTTCATATTCATGGTTCTTCTGAAGTTTCTTTTATTTACCCTTATGGAGCTAAGGTACATTTTAATTATCTGGAGAGCGAATCACCAGCAGGACCTACAGGAAGGATGGGATCAGCTTCAGAGGAAATTGGGAGCCTTGTACAAATTCTACTATGGAAGTATCCTACTGGTGATAGTAGCATTTTATTACATCTTCCCCGTGTGTCCTTACATTCTCTTGTTACCGTACATGTGTTGGGTACCCCAGATTATGTTGGACATATGGAAAGGGCAAAGGAACTCAATAAACCTTAAAGTAGTTTTTGCTCTTTCCTTATGTAGAGTGTTTCTACCAGTGTATCGATTTATGTATTCACAGAGCATTTTCCAGTTGGATGTATTCGCACGGGCGGTGGACTCATCCAACAGTATGTTTAGTATACTGCTCATCATTATCCTAGCGGTGCAACTTCTTTTCATGTCTCTGCAACGGCTATATGGACCGAGGTACCTCATCAACATCGACCTGCTACCCCATGTACACAATTACTACAAGTCCATCGATCCAAATTTTGAGACAGGTATTCCAGAATGCGTAATCTGTATGTATGACATCGTCTTAAAGGACAAGAAGTACTGTGTGACTCCCTGCTTCCACATCTTTCACGACAAGTGCCTGCAACAGTGGATGGATGTAAAGCTCGAGTGTCCCACCTGCAGGGGTGCCCTCCCCAACTTCCCTTAA
- a CDS encoding heptatricopeptide repeat-containing protein, putative: MLKHIYLRIMSTKKTLRSKRPGECGGIWNDEKRAKREIGPGVVTPLGGQRRQQGGSQLDGHLTNLSVDKFPPRLNGHLVGGGGEEPSCEGSAERGSIPRGDLPHVQVCTPPDELTRVLAYASSQVIKSLHLRQNYINSKDYFMSLSLICNQLAAHRFEDHSFWNTLGGRLTVLLRNEDVHKTMCVRWLALILNSFARVYVLNEPFLREASIYVRNSKEENLHTFDISQIANCFAKLNYGDANLFKHMEELICERIDELSCQSISNICNAYSKLSLGSETLFCLLIKAVKKKLDNFNEQEIANILNAYSKLGEKKYTHLFVNFLPHVCAKFDRFKPVEMVMIANAYSKCNLFNKTFFSLLCNYISRNADLFEPSEWAILANVYANFNLRDLKIFQLIRKKVSEREYLLQHRNVAMLLHAFGKLHIRDEAFVINLIKRKKHIIDSLDSRNLTLFYVALIKLNLQIPMDIWANLKLNISRKLHTFTDLALVSICYSSMFLSYFDMKLVSSILLLLDERRANSKSFAHQMHVTLFVLHSVYDFGKFSPKFLLCLYQLLSRVYQHIAQPNYYDINKSAIQKRISPFFPRNCLNVQAEVPVGPFVVDFLLTRKLREASA, translated from the coding sequence atgctcaaGCATATATACCTTCGAATAATGAGCACCAAGAAAACGTTGCGGAGTAAGCGGCCCGGTGAGTGCGGCGGGATatggaatgatgaaaaacGGGCCAAGCGGGAGATCGGTCCTGGAGTGGTAACTCCCCTTGGTGGACAGAGGAGGCAGCAAGGGGGGAGCCAACTGGATGGCCACTTAACAAACCTTTCGGTTGACAAGTTCCCTCCCCGCCTGAATGGTCACTTGGTGGgtggagggggggaagaaccATCCTGCGAAGGGTCAGCGGAACGCGGGTCAATTCCTCGTGGGGATCTCCCCCATGTACAGGTTTGCACCCCACCCGACGAACTGACACGTGTTCTGGCGTACGCGAGTAGCCAGGTGATCAAGAGCCTGCACCTGCGGCAGAACTACATCAACAGTAAGGACTACTTCATGTCCCTATCGCTGATATGCAACCAACTGGCTGCACACCGATTTGAGGACCATTCATTTTGGAACACCCTGGGAGGAAGGCTAACCGTATTGTTACGCAATGAGGATGTGCACAAGACGATGTGCGTACGATGGTTGGCCTTAATCTTGAATTCTTTCGCGAGAGTATACGTACTGAATGAGCCTTTCCTCAGAGAAGCCTCCATTTATGTTAGAAAtagcaaagaagaaaatttgcaTACATTTGACATTTCGCAAATAGCTAACTGTTTTGCGAAACTTAATTACGGGGATGCTAATCTGTTCAAACATATGGAGGAGCTTATCTGCGAAAGGATAGACGAACTGAGTTGCCAGTCGATTAGCAACATATGCAATGCGTATAGTAAGTTAAGTTTGGGAAGCGAAACTTTATTTTGTCTTTTGATCAAAGCAGTCAAAAAGAAGCTGGACAATTTTAACGAACAAGAAATTGCCAACATATTAAATGCATATTCAaaattgggggaaaaaaaatacacacatttgtttgttaattttttaccTCATGTTTGTGCAAAATTTGACCGTTTCAAGCCAGTTGAAATGGTGATGATTGCTAATGCATACTCCAAGTGTAACTTATTCAAtaagacatttttttccctcctatGTAATTACATTTCGAGAAATGCTGACCTCTTTGAACCATCCGAATGGGCCATACTTGCCAATGTGTACGCAAACTTCAATCTCAgagatttaaaaatttttcaacttATCAGAAAGAAGGTTAGCGAGAGGGAATATTTGCTGCAACATAGAAATGTAGCCATGTTGCTACATGCTTTTGGAAAATTACATATACGAGATGAAGCGTTTGTTatcaatttaattaaaagaaaaaaacacataatAGATTCCCTGGACAGTAGGAACTTAACACTGTTTTATGTTGCGCTGATCAAATTGAATTTGCAAATTCCCATGGATATTTGGGCCAACTTGAAGCTCAACATTTCGAGAAAGTTACACACCTTTACTGATCTGGCCCTGGTATCCATATGCTACTCTTCCATGTTCCTCTCCTACTTTGACATGAAGTTGGTTAGCTCCATTCTGCTTCTGCTGGATGAGAGGAGAGCAAATAGCAAATCATTTGCACACCAAATGCATGTCACTCTGTTTGTGCTACACTCCGTTTACGACTTTGGGAAgttttctccaaaatttcTTCTCTGCTTGTATCAGCTCTTGAGCAGGGTCTACCAGCATATCGCGCAGCCCAACTATTACGACATTAACAAGTCAGCTATTCAGAAGagaatttctccttttttccccagAAATTGCCTGAACGTTCAGGCGGAAGTGCCCGTTGGCCCCTTTGTCGTGGATTTTCTCCTGACCAGGAAGCTGCGGGAGGCGAGCGCTTAG
- a CDS encoding plasmepsin VI, putative yields the protein MGLVFLLAPLFILFVALLPSPFLCLPPLSALKSGGGKKNLSNSPTLGHTSKKPLLLSEIKLKNRFRNDVKGFIRNVKSFHDIIEHKTPNSLLYVQEDLLNFHNSQFIGDIEIGTPPQNFKVVFDTGSSNFAVPSTKCVKGGCVPHKKFNPDKSSTYTRQLKGNKESIYTYIQYGTGTSILEHGYDDVNLKGLRIKHQSVGLAIEESLHPFSELPFDGIVGLGFSDPDFSSKKGYGMSLIETIKKQNLLKRNIFSFYVPKKLQEPGSITFGSANRKYALEGRQIEWFPVISIYFWEINLVDVQLSDQNLKICENRKCRAAIDTGSSLLTGPSSLMQPLIENLYLQKDCSNKSSLPNISFILKNVEGKDVKFDFTPDDYILEETDEEDNSVQCVIGIMSMDVPAPRGPIFVFGNVFIRKYYSIFDNDHKLVGLIEARHDW from the exons ATGGGGCTAGTATTTCTTCTTGCCCCCCTGTTCATCCTCTTCGTGGCTTTGTTgccttccccatttttgtgttTACCTCCATTAAGCGCCCTTAAAAGTGgcggagggaaaaagaactTAAGTAACTCCCCCACCCTGGGGCATACCAGCAAGAAGCCCCTTCTGCTCAGCgaaataaaattgaaaaaccGATTTAGAAATGACGTAAAGGGGTTCATACGAAACGTGAAATCCTTTCACGACATTATAGAGCACAAGACTCCAAACTCGTTGTTGTACGTGCAGGAGGACTTACTCAATTTTCACAACAGCCAGTTTATTGGGGACATAGAGATCGGCACGCCtccacaaaattttaaagtcGTGTTCGACACAGGGTCCAGCAACTTCGCCGTGCCCTCGACGAAATGTGTCAA AGGAGGTTGTGTGCCTCACAAGAAATTCAACCCCGACAAGTCCAGTACCTACACTCGGCAGTTAAAAG GCAATAAGGAGTCCATTTACACGTACATACAG TACGGCACAGGAACGAgca tTCTTGAGCACGGATATGACGACGTCAATTTAAAGGGACT GAGGATCAAACATCAGAGCGTTGGCCTAGCCATAGAAG aatcTTTACACCCCTTTTCGGAATTGCCTTTCGATGGGATTGTTGGCCTGGGATTTTCAGACc CGGACTTTAGCTCTAAAAAAGGATACGGGATGTCCTTAATAGAGACGATAAAAAAGCAG AACCTGCTGAAAAGgaacattttctctttttacgTGCCAAAGAAGTTACAGGA GCCCGGCTCCATTACGTTCGGAAGTGCAAACAGAAAATACGCCCTCGAAGGAAGACAAATTGAGTGGTTTCCCGTCATATCGATTt aTTTCTGGGAAATTAACCTGGTAGACGTACAACTCTCCGACCAGAATTTAAAGATATGCGAAAATAGGAAATGTCGAGCGGCCATTGACACTGGGTCCAGTTTG CTAACCGGCCCATCAAGCCTGATGCAACCGCTGATAGAAAATCTGTACTTGCAGAAGGACTGCTCAAATAAGAGCAGCTTGccaaatatttcttttattttaaaaaatgtcgaAGGGAAGGATGTGAAGTTCGATTTTACACCGGACGACTATATCCTGGAGGAAACTGACGAG GAGGATAATTCTGTTCAGT GCGTGATCGGAATAATGTCGATGGATGTCCCCGCGCCTCGCGGGCCCATCTTTGTCTTCG GTAACGTTTTCATAAGAAAGTACTACTCGATATTTGATAATGACCATAAGCTCGTGGGCCTCATTGAAGCTCGGCACGACTGGTAA